A window of the Acidimicrobiales bacterium genome harbors these coding sequences:
- a CDS encoding AAA family ATPase — protein MDARPVYAQAKTVGMIYQAAFRAEIEAATSLRFGPVDGNGQAELIGVDPRVVEVFSSRSAEIDVAMGEWKAGWAQAHDGELPDTATQRAMANQMALGTRSTKPAEEHSTEELLGRWRDQVIEHGLQPDQLFVPAVAADPVDVVTPAVVVQEVGGVAAVFSRDDVARAVARHTTGTDAADVVATVEAVTAQVLAECVTVEAVGGPVRDSDGRPTLERPGTPIHTTTATLDMEARVLRWCETSGARTVDHADTEGLDPSQAAAVETVLGDGNQVSVIVGPAGHGKTTTVARVADAWRAEHGDVIGLAPSAQASRLLADAGIEAETVDAWLLNPQLPVRGMVIVDEAGMVGTAHLDRLRAHAVEVGVKVVLVGDPEQLAAVRKAGGVLADVVEAAPLPGNGLSVSELGVAHRFQNDTAAAVAAGLRDRDPAVIGILEDAGWLHGHQTPDTARTAVLDAAWTDAHRGLDTVMLVGTRADAAALNQQWQTRRVLVGELHPDTRHPRTGYMDGDLIVAKQNRRDIEWTAPDGEPEWLRNGTRVTVEHQGADGAILGRTSDGGRVMIDGDYAKTNTQLGYARTIHSAQGATVDTAHVLLGPSTESHGLYVAGSRARHATHLHAAQPTVEAGEYAAPAEPRVWSAGDAVVGAMEQVDPGTRSAHRQMREHRAEQVEAIVARYDGITPPAYPDPAERDRLTSLIERTGRHNTPAAATQVRTLTRQLAAWTTQHDTATAFDQQPGAVDYRNHWQQQIEQQQAPKIEHTQDHGMEW, from the coding sequence ATCGATGCCCGGCCGGTCTACGCCCAAGCCAAAACCGTCGGGATGATCTACCAGGCCGCTTTTCGAGCCGAAATCGAAGCCGCCACCAGTCTGCGGTTCGGGCCGGTGGATGGGAACGGGCAGGCCGAACTGATCGGTGTTGATCCGCGGGTGGTGGAAGTGTTTTCGTCGCGGTCGGCGGAGATCGATGTAGCGATGGGGGAGTGGAAGGCGGGGTGGGCGCAGGCTCATGACGGTGAGCTGCCGGATACCGCGACGCAGCGGGCGATGGCCAACCAGATGGCGCTCGGCACCCGGAGCACGAAACCGGCTGAAGAGCATTCGACCGAGGAACTGTTGGGGCGGTGGCGTGACCAAGTCATCGAACACGGTCTCCAGCCCGATCAATTGTTCGTCCCCGCCGTCGCCGCCGACCCGGTCGATGTGGTCACGCCAGCCGTGGTGGTCCAGGAGGTTGGGGGAGTGGCGGCGGTGTTCTCCCGGGATGACGTCGCCCGGGCTGTCGCCCGCCACACCACCGGTACCGACGCAGCCGACGTCGTGGCCACTGTTGAGGCGGTCACTGCTCAGGTCCTGGCCGAATGCGTGACCGTCGAGGCGGTCGGTGGCCCGGTCCGAGACTCCGATGGGCGGCCCACACTCGAGCGGCCCGGAACGCCGATCCACACCACCACCGCCACCCTCGATATGGAAGCCCGGGTGCTGCGCTGGTGCGAAACCTCCGGTGCCCGCACTGTTGATCACGCCGACACCGAGGGGCTCGACCCGTCACAGGCTGCGGCGGTCGAGACGGTGTTGGGCGATGGGAATCAGGTGTCGGTCATTGTTGGCCCGGCCGGTCACGGCAAGACCACCACGGTGGCTCGTGTCGCCGACGCCTGGCGGGCAGAGCACGGCGACGTGATCGGTCTCGCACCCTCGGCCCAGGCATCACGGCTCCTTGCTGACGCCGGGATCGAAGCCGAAACGGTCGATGCGTGGTTGTTGAATCCGCAGCTCCCTGTCCGGGGGATGGTGATCGTTGATGAGGCCGGCATGGTCGGCACCGCCCACCTCGACCGGCTACGAGCCCACGCCGTCGAGGTCGGCGTGAAAGTCGTGTTGGTTGGTGACCCCGAACAGTTGGCGGCAGTACGGAAGGCCGGTGGGGTGTTGGCTGATGTGGTCGAAGCCGCACCACTACCCGGCAACGGGCTCTCCGTGAGCGAACTCGGTGTCGCCCACCGGTTCCAAAACGACACTGCCGCTGCGGTGGCTGCGGGGCTACGCGACCGTGACCCCGCCGTGATCGGGATACTCGAGGATGCTGGCTGGTTGCACGGCCACCAAACCCCAGACACTGCCCGCACCGCCGTCCTCGACGCCGCCTGGACTGATGCGCACCGTGGGCTCGACACCGTCATGCTTGTCGGCACCCGTGCCGACGCGGCGGCACTCAATCAGCAATGGCAGACGAGGCGTGTCCTCGTGGGTGAGCTCCACCCCGACACCCGGCACCCCCGCACCGGCTACATGGACGGTGACCTGATCGTTGCCAAACAAAACCGGCGCGACATCGAATGGACCGCACCGGACGGCGAACCGGAATGGTTGCGCAACGGCACTCGGGTGACAGTGGAGCATCAGGGTGCCGACGGGGCGATCCTTGGCCGCACGAGTGACGGCGGCCGGGTGATGATCGACGGGGACTACGCCAAGACCAACACCCAGTTGGGGTATGCCCGCACCATCCACTCCGCACAAGGCGCCACCGTCGACACCGCCCACGTCCTCCTCGGCCCGTCCACCGAATCCCATGGCCTCTACGTCGCCGGATCACGAGCCCGGCACGCCACCCACCTCCACGCCGCGCAACCCACGGTTGAGGCCGGCGAGTATGCGGCACCGGCCGAACCACGAGTCTGGTCCGCTGGCGACGCAGTGGTGGGGGCGATGGAACAGGTCGACCCCGGCACCCGGTCCGCTCACCGGCAGATGCGGGAACATCGTGCCGAACAAGTCGAAGCGATCGTTGCCCGATACGACGGGATCACCCCACCCGCCTACCCCGACCCCGCCGAACGAGACAGGCTCACCAGCCTCATCGAACGCACCGGACGACACAACACCCCAGCCGCCGCCACGCAGGTCCGAACGTTGACCCGGCAACTCGCCGCCTGGACCACCCAACACGACACCGCCACCGCCTTCGACCAACAACCCGGAGCGGTCGACTACCGCAACCACTGGCAACAACAGATCGAACAGCAGCAGGCGCCGAAGATCGAACACACCCAAGACCACGGAATGGAGTGGTGA